A genomic stretch from Clostridia bacterium includes:
- the nhaC gene encoding Na+/H+ antiporter NhaC has product MAQKTKREATLLEALIPVVITIGLLMYMVLPFFGVNGDVHIPLVLGALVAAIVAITRLGYTWGEVEEGIISSISGTMQAILILAIIGMIIGTWILGGVVPTLIYFGLQVLSPGFFLVAACLLCCIVSLATGTSWGTAGTIGIALMGIGAGIGIPAPMTAGAIISGAYFGDKMSPLSDTTNLAPAMAGATLFDHIRHMVYTTGVSLVIALIGFGILGARFASTALDASNIQQVMSLMKENFNVNPLLLLIPIIVIVMVAKKVPAVPGLFIGTLLGGVAAVLFQGANLADIMNAMQNGIVSETGNQVLDDLLTRGGYQSMMWTISLILAALTFGGILEKTGMLEAVAKVILKFAKSTGSLVTATIFTSIFANVLAGDQYLSIVLPGKMYKDEFRKRGLAPRNLSRCLEDAGTLTSPLVPWNTCGATMSTYLGVPTIEYLPYCFLNLVNPIVSIVFGFTGITMMKLEDDPSAPEYKGPKAKNKGVSA; this is encoded by the coding sequence ATGGCACAAAAAACAAAAAGAGAAGCAACACTACTCGAAGCACTGATTCCAGTTGTAATTACAATCGGCCTTTTAATGTATATGGTTCTTCCGTTCTTCGGTGTAAACGGAGATGTGCATATCCCACTGGTGTTGGGAGCTCTTGTGGCAGCAATTGTTGCAATAACCAGACTCGGTTATACTTGGGGTGAGGTTGAAGAAGGAATAATCTCCAGTATATCAGGTACGATGCAGGCTATTTTAATTCTTGCAATCATAGGTATGATAATAGGTACATGGATACTCGGTGGTGTTGTTCCCACACTTATCTACTTTGGTTTGCAGGTGCTTTCACCTGGCTTTTTCCTTGTAGCTGCATGTCTGCTTTGCTGTATTGTATCCCTTGCGACAGGTACTTCCTGGGGCACAGCAGGTACAATAGGTATAGCTCTCATGGGCATAGGCGCAGGTATTGGAATACCCGCTCCAATGACAGCTGGTGCTATAATATCCGGTGCATACTTCGGTGATAAAATGTCACCTCTTTCCGATACAACCAACTTGGCTCCTGCTATGGCTGGTGCTACTCTTTTCGACCATATCAGACATATGGTATATACCACAGGTGTCAGCTTAGTAATAGCACTCATTGGCTTTGGCATCTTAGGCGCAAGATTTGCCAGCACAGCTCTTGACGCTTCCAACATACAGCAAGTTATGAGTCTAATGAAGGAGAATTTCAATGTTAATCCCCTTCTCCTGCTTATACCTATAATAGTAATCGTAATGGTTGCTAAAAAGGTTCCTGCTGTACCTGGTCTCTTCATAGGCACACTCCTTGGCGGAGTTGCTGCTGTTTTGTTCCAGGGTGCAAACCTTGCCGATATTATGAATGCAATGCAGAACGGCATTGTTTCTGAAACAGGAAACCAGGTGCTTGATGACCTCCTCACAAGAGGCGGCTACCAGAGCATGATGTGGACTATATCACTTATATTGGCAGCTCTTACTTTCGGCGGAATACTCGAGAAGACAGGTATGCTCGAAGCTGTTGCAAAAGTAATCCTGAAATTTGCAAAAAGCACAGGCTCGCTGGTTACAGCAACAATCTTCACAAGCATATTCGCAAACGTTCTTGCTGGCGACCAGTACCTTTCAATAGTTCTTCCTGGCAAAATGTATAAGGATGAGTTCAGAAAAAGAGGCCTTGCTCCAAGAAACCTTTCAAGGTGCTTGGAAGATGCCGGTACACTTACTTCACCGCTTGTTCCATGGAATACTTGCGGTGCTACAATGTCAACATACCTTGGTGTTCCAACAATAGAATATCTTCCATACTGCTTCCTGAATCTTGTTAACCCGATAGTATCCATCGTATTCGGTTTCACAGGAATCACAATGATGAAGCTGGAAGATGACCCATCAGCTCCGGAATACAAGGGACCAAAAGCAAAGAATAAAGGCGTTTCAGCTTAA